The following are encoded together in the Citrus sinensis cultivar Valencia sweet orange chromosome 1, DVS_A1.0, whole genome shotgun sequence genome:
- the LOC102618240 gene encoding indole-3-pyruvate monooxygenase YUCCA6 yields MFMDCLREIEGKQAHDPIFIEKMNKSSPRCICVPGPVIVGAGPSGLATAACLKERGIPSILLERSNCIASLWQLKTYDRLRLHLPKQFCELPLMGFPSEFPTYPSKQQFVDYLEAYAKRFEIRPRFNETVSQAEYDATIRFWRVKTTVGGQKCGVEEMEYRCRWLVVATGENAEAVVPEIEGSDEFGGDIRHTSLYKSGEDFRGKRVLVVGCGNSGMEVCLDLCNHDAMPSLVVRDTVHVLPQEMLGKSTFGLSMWLLKWLPMRLVDKLLLVVSWLMLGDTARFGLDRPLLGPLQLKNLSGKTPVLDAGTLAKIKSGHIRVFPGIKRLKRYAVEFVNGRCENFDAIILATGYRSNVPSWLKESEMFSRKDGLPRRPFPNGWKGESGLYSVGFTKRGLLGVAMDAKRIAQDIESCWKAKAPFARSLLLPHSSSP; encoded by the exons ATGTTCATGGACTGCTTGAGAGAAATAGAAGGCAAACAAGCTCATGATCCTATTTTCATtgagaaaatgaataaatctTCACCACGTTGTATATGTGTTCCGGGGCCGGTGATCGTCGGGGCAGGGCCTTCGGGTCTAGCAACGGCGGCGTGTCTCAAGGAAAGAGGAATACCAAGCATACTGCTAGAGAGATCTAACTGCATAGCATCTTTATGGCAGCTCAAAACATATGATCGTTTGCGTCTTCACTTACCAAAGCAATTTTGTGAGCTTCCACTTATGGGGTTCCCTAGTGAATTTCCAACTTACCCTAGTAAGCAACAATTTGTTGACTACTTAGAAGCATACGCtaagagatttgaaattagGCCACGGTTCAATGAGACGGTGTCACAAGCTGAGTATGATGCCACGATTCGGTTTTGGCGCGTGAAGACTACTGTAGGAGGGCAAAAGTGTGGTGTTGAGGAAATGGAGTACCGGTGTCGGTGGCTGGTGGTGGCTACCGGAGAGAATGCGGAGGCAGTGGTGCCTGAGATCGAAGGGAGTGATGAATTTGGAGGTGACATAAGGCATACAAGTTTGTATAAAAGTGGTGAAGATTTTAGAGGCAAAAGGGTTTTGGTTGTAGGCTGTGGCAACTCAGGAATGGAAGTTTGTTTGGATCTTTGCAATCATGATGCCATGCCTTCACTTGTGGTCAGAGATACA GTGCACGTACTGCCACAAGAAATGCTGGGGAAATCAACTTTCGGGCTGTCCATGTGGTTGCTAAAGTGGCTGCCCATGCGCCTTGTCGATAAGTTGCTGCTGGTTGTATCATGGCTTATGCTCGGTGACACCGCTCGTTTTGGATTGGACCGCCCTCTTTTGGGTCCCCTTCAACTCAAAAATCTCTCTGGAAAGACCCCCGTTTTAGATGCTGGTACATTAGCCAAGATCAAAAGTGGACACATTCGG GTCTTTCCGGGCATCAAGAGACTCAAACGTTATGCCGTTGAGTTTGTAAATGGGAGATGTGAGAACTTTGATGCTATCATTTTGGCAACAGGTTACAGAAGCAATGTACCCTCTTGGCTAAAG GAGAGTGAGATGTTTAGCCGGAAGGATGGATTGCCTCGAAGGCCATTTCCGAATGGGTGGAAAGGGGAAAGTGGGTTATATTCAGTGGGGTTCACTAAACGGGGACTACTTGGAGTAGCAATGGATGCAAAGAGAATTGCGCAAGATATTGAGAGTTGCTGGAAAGCTAAGGCACCTTTTGCTCGCTCACTGTTGTTGCCACATTCATCATCACCATGA